The following nucleotide sequence is from Campylobacter coli 76339.
GGCACGGAGTTAGCCGGTGCTTATTCCTTAGGTACCGTCAGAATTCTTCCCTAAGAAAAGGAGTTTACGCTCCGAAAAGTGTCATCCTCCACGCGGCGTTGCTGCGTCAGGGTTTCCCCCATTGCGCAATATTCCCTACTGCTGCCTCCCGTAGGAGTCTGGACCGTGTCTCAGTTCCAGTGTGACTGATCATCCTCTCAGACCAGTTAAGCGTCATAGCCTTGGTGAGCCATTACCTCACCAACTAGCTGATACTATATAGTCTCATCCTACACCGAAAAACTTTCCCTACTCAACTTGTGTTAAGCAGGAGTATAGAGTATTAGCAGTCGTTTCCAACTGTTGTCCTCTTGTGTAGGGCAGATTAACTATACCTTACTCACCCGTGCGCCACTAATCCACTTCTAGCAAGCTAGAAGCTTCATCGTTCGACTTGCATGTATTAGGCACGCCGCCAGCGTTCACTCTGAGCCAGGATCAAACTCTCCATAAAAATTATAGATAGTTTAATCTTTTTCTTCAAAGAAAAAGTAATGAAGATTAAAAATAAAAACTTTTAATCTTTAAATATTTAGATTGAATAGATTTTACATAATAACTTATGCCTAAATCTTTTCTGGCTCAATCGATCACTTATTTAGATTTCAAAGATTGACTAATAAGATTTGAAATAACAATATTAATTTTAAAGAACAAAACAAAAAATCATTTACTGAATATAAATTAAAGTTGTATAAACTTTAAGATTATAATTTAAAGATCTTAAGTCCTTTTTTTGAAAAAGGAAATGAAAGTATAACTAATTAAGCTTAAAGGATTATTAAATAAGGCTAAAAATTAGCCTTATTTTTAAAAATTTTTGGAAATGGGGGTTTAGAGTTTAAAAATAGTTATTTCAGCTTGAAGATTGTCTGAAATATTTTTTAGCTCTGTCATTGCATTTTTATTTTCACTGACAGCTTGTTGAGTCTTAGAAGAAATATCTGCTACAGTTATGATTTTTTCTTCAATTTCTTCCATTAATTTCACTTGAGCAGCCACTTCTTGATTTACTTCTTGCGCTTTAAAAAGACTATCGTTAGCTTGTCTATAAATTAAATCCACACTATCTCTTACTTCCTCACTTAAACTTTTACCTTGAGAAATCAATGGTATAGACTCTTCTATAACGCCTACTGTTGCTATCGTTTCTTCTTGAATTTGTTTATTAATCATAGCAATTTGATCTGTTGCTCCGCCCGTTTTTTCAGCTAGTTTACGAATTTCATCAGCAACAACAGCAAAACCCCTACCTACATCTCCAGCCCTAGCAGCTTCTATAGCTGCATTTAGAGCAAGTAAGTTGGTTTGATCCGTAATCTCACTAATAAGCTCTGTACTTGTTCCTATGTTCTTAGCATGTTCGCTCAATAAAGCAATTTGTTGAGAAACTCTAGAAGAATTGCTCGCTATATATTCCATTTGAGAGGCTGTATCCTCAGCATGTTTTTTGTTATTTTGACAGACTTGAGTAGTATTTTTTGAATTTTCTTCCGTTTCTAAAGCCATTTTTGAAACATTTTGAGTTTTTTGACTGATTTCTCGAATTTTAAGAGCAGACTCTCTAGAAGTCTCGCCTTGAAAAATCACTGCTTTTTCGGTTTCGCTTATACGAGCTACTACTTTATCAGCTTTTTGATTTAATTCATTAGATATTACAATCATTTTTTGAACTATATTTCGCAATTGATCTTGCATTCTTGAAATAGAATAAAGTATACTTTGTTTATACTCTGTATGAATTTGCTGCGTTAAATTACCATTGGCTACTTCGGTGATAATTCTATTTACATCTCTTGGTTCGCCACCCACAGATTGTTTAATGTATCTTACTATCAAATAAGCAATAATTGCAGAAAAAACTAAAGCAATTATAATGATACTCATCATAATGAATTTAAATGATCTAGTTTCCAAAAGTGCCATTTGGGTCATTTTTTGATTGTCTAACTCTTGATAATCAATCAATTTATTAGTTTGCGCTAACCATAAGATAAATTCTGGTCTAGCAGAGTCTAAAACCAACTGAGTCGCTAGCTGAATATCATTTTTATTTACCACTGCATCAATAATCTTTTGATAAATTTGCGTGGTAACTTCTTTGGTTTTAGCAATATCTTTAACCATAGAATGCACATTTGAATCGCCCCCACCCTTAGCTAAAATATCATTTAAAATAAGCTCAGCTTCTTCATAATCTTTTTCAAGCTTTTGTATTTGAACTAAAGTTTTTTTCAAATCTTCTTGATCTTGCGCTAAAACAACATCGCGAATTAAAATAGATCTATCGTGAATACTTCCTCTAAAATTAATTGCTTGGCGAGAAATCAAAGCATTTTCCCCTGTTGCTGTCGTGAGAGTCTGATCTAAAAAATTCACTTTAGCTATCGAAAAAATAGCTATAAAAAGCATAACAAAAATAATCAAAGCAAAGCTTAAATACAATCTTGCCGAAATTCCTAGTTGGTTCATTGTCCTCTCCTTTTTAAAATTTTTGCCCGGAATAATAACAAAAATTATTAAACAATAAAGGTTTTAAATTTGAGAACATTGAAATTTTGTATTATTGATTATTATTTCTTGTTGGACATAATCTTGAAATTTAGGTATATAGGCAAAACCACTAAGCGGATTGATCGCTATGCAAATTTGGTTTTCTTGTGTTGAAGTTAATCGTATAATGCATTCTTGATTTGTTTTAGCCAAATTTTTATCATAAATACCTTGAGAGGTTCGCAAAGGAGAATACAACCTTCCTTTTTCATCAAAGATTATCTTTGTAGAACCCCTGCACGAACCCTTAAATTCTACCTTCTTTATACCAAACTTTTTAAGAATATTAAATCTTTGCGTAGTTTTATTGTCATTTTTATCGATCACTCCACTTTGGCCTGAATTCATTAATTTTTTAGGATTTATGATATCTACAGCGATTTCACGGTCGATATTGATCTCAGTTTTCCCTAAATTTGCATTTCCGTCGCCATTTTTATCTAAAAATATCGTATAGGTTTGCTCATAATTTGTTGCTGCTGAATTGATAAAATATAATTGCCATCTACTTTTATACCATTCTCTTTTTGCTACTGCTAATTCCAAACTCCTAAAACTCTCTTGAATCATCGCCAAAGATCTTACATAGTATATATCATTAAGAATTTGTTTTGCCCCTTGTATCAATCTATCTTGTTTTAGGCTAATTTGTGCTATAGAAATCATAAGGCCTAAAATTAAAACCACTAAGACTAATTCAAAAAGCGTAAAAGCATTGCTAGTATCTTCGAATTTGATAAATTTTTTCAAATTTTCCTAGCTTTATTGTAATATTTTTTTGATTTTCATCAATTTGTTCTTTATTTTTAATACTTTTTAGATAAAAAGTATTGCTATCTTCGATACCATAGAATTTCAATCTTGGCTGCAAGGATGTACCGACTCTTAATTCAAAAATTTCTTGTTTTTTAAGCTCTTTACTTAATTCTTTGGCAAGGTGATAGTTATTGGCAAAATTATATTTTGGATCAGAAACAAAATAATACAGAATTTGATTCCCTATGATAATAAAATAACAAAATAGTAAAAAAATGATAGAACATTCTATAAAAATTTTATATCTTAATCTAAATTGCGGCAAACGCACTCTATAGCTTGCCATCAGGGTTTTGATAAGTAATGGCGTGCAAATCACACAAAAAGGTAAAAAATCCTCCAAATAAAGCTTTTGCCTCAAAGAAAGTAAGGAACAAAAAATAAAAGTTACACTCATTAAAAACCATAGCAAACTTTTTTGCTCTTTAAAAGTCAAACGATAAACCACATAAAAAAAGTAAATAAAAACAAGCGGTGAAAAACAAGCAGCAAAAATTCCCAAAGTATCCAAGAAATATCCCCTTGGGCGCCCACCTGTATCAAAACCATAAAAACTTATACTCAAACCAAAAAGCACAAGAGCCAAAGTAAGCAAAAAAGAATTTCTTTTATAAATTCCAAAAAAGAAAAAGGTTAAAAATAAAATATTAAAAGACTTATCTACAAATAAAGTTAAAATCAAAAGTGGATAAAAAATCCATTTTTTTTCATATTCATACGCACATAATATAGCTAGTGTTAAAAAAATCACGATAGAGGCTTCATTTACCAGCAAAGCACTTGCGACTGTTCCTGGTAATAATACAAAAAGCAAAAGAGATAAAAAACTATCAAAATGAGTTTTTGTATATTTTAAAGCTAAAATATAAAGCAAAATACAACTTAAAAAATGAAAAAATAAAATAGGAATTCTCAAACCAAAATCATTTTGTCCAAAAATAAAAGTCCCAAAATGTGTAAGATAATAAAGCAAACCGTGATCTAAAAATAGGAATTTTTTTTCATCTGCAAAATAAATTTTAGCTTCATCTGTGCTTATGCTAAGAGTTGAAATTCCATAAAGTAAAGCCAATAAATCAAAAGCAAGTAAAAGGATAATAAGCTTATAGTTTTTGATTTTTTCCATGAAAATGATTTTACAAAATTAAACTTAAAATATCAACCGATGTAAATTTCAAAATAACCCACTCCTAGCCCTTTAAAATAAAAATATTTTTCTAAAAACCGAATTTACAACACC
It contains:
- a CDS encoding methyl-accepting chemotaxis protein, putative; the protein is MNQLGISARLYLSFALIIFVMLFIAIFSIAKVNFLDQTLTTATGENALISRQAINFRGSIHDRSILIRDVVLAQDQEDLKKTLVQIQKLEKDYEEAELILNDILAKGGGDSNVHSMVKDIAKTKEVTTQIYQKIIDAVVNKNDIQLATQLVLDSARPEFILWLAQTNKLIDYQELDNQKMTQMALLETRSFKFIMMSIIIIALVFSAIIAYLIVRYIKQSVGGEPRDVNRIITEVANGNLTQQIHTEYKQSILYSISRMQDQLRNIVQKMIVISNELNQKADKVVARISETEKAVIFQGETSRESALKIREISQKTQNVSKMALETEENSKNTTQVCQNNKKHAEDTASQMEYIASNSSRVSQQIALLSEHAKNIGTSTELISEITDQTNLLALNAAIEAARAGDVGRGFAVVADEIRKLAEKTGGATDQIAMINKQIQEETIATVGVIEESIPLISQGKSLSEEVRDSVDLIYRQANDSLFKAQEVNQEVAAQVKLMEEIEEKIITVADISSKTQQAVSENKNAMTELKNISDNLQAEITIFKL
- a CDS encoding Putative periplasmic ATP /GTP-binding protein, coding for MKKFIKFEDTSNAFTLFELVLVVLILGLMISIAQISLKQDRLIQGAKQILNDIYYVRSLAMIQESFRSLELAVAKREWYKSRWQLYFINSAATNYEQTYTIFLDKNGDGNANLGKTEINIDREIAVDIINPKKLMNSGQSGVIDKNDNKTTQRFNILKKFGIKKVEFKGSCRGSTKIIFDEKGRLYSPLRTSQGIYDKNLAKTNQECIIRLTSTQENQICIAINPLSGFAYIPKFQDYVQQEIIINNTKFQCSQI
- a CDS encoding membrane protein; translation: MEKIKNYKLIILLLAFDLLALLYGISTLSISTDEAKIYFADEKKFLFLDHGLLYYLTHFGTFIFGQNDFGLRIPILFFHFLSCILLYILALKYTKTHFDSFLSLLLFVLLPGTVASALLVNEASIVIFLTLAILCAYEYEKKWIFYPLLILTLFVDKSFNILFLTFFFFGIYKRNSFLLTLALVLFGLSISFYGFDTGGRPRGYFLDTLGIFAACFSPLVFIYFFYVVYRLTFKEQKSLLWFLMSVTFIFCSLLSLRQKLYLEDFLPFCVICTPLLIKTLMASYRVRLPQFRLRYKIFIECSIIFLLFCYFIIIGNQILYYFVSDPKYNFANNYHLAKELSKELKKQEIFELRVGTSLQPRLKFYGIEDSNTFYLKSIKNKEQIDENQKNITIKLGKFEKIYQIRRY